Genomic segment of Coffea arabica cultivar ET-39 chromosome 1e, Coffea Arabica ET-39 HiFi, whole genome shotgun sequence:
accttcatgaaagttgttccatttggaatgaactatctaactgccaattttcagctcttttgaccatgtgtagcatagaaaacagtttgcactcaaaactgaccatttgtgcattggccagatttcgaagtgattgtgtttggttcatttgggactaaagcctccagtttcggttctggatgtcttcataacagttgttgttcatcctttaagcttcgatatggcgtctcatacgccttaatccgatattcgtagctcaacttatgagtaaactagaaacgagtgtcaaatctgccgtttccgctaacggccgtctccgtttccgttcgtcatatttacgtgcgcgcgtgccgtttttgccgttttgcttgttttaggcacgatagtagtcgtttgcgatattatgtgacacaatcttctatttcagacggtggtgagctgggcggaactggtggggcccactactagctgttcatttcgatccgacttcgtacttttgctatttcagtttctgagtaagtattcaggccagtttggtgtgttttctttgctatgtgtttgagatatgtgaaaagggcacttaggcgagggtgtactttatcgcactcgacctaaaccctaatttgaatgtataattatacttggcatatgtatatgaaccttttggaaccaaaacccttgagcttgtggctcggggcgactttcgaataaagtttgtaaagtttgcaaagtttgtgattttgaataattttgtgaagtttgtgagtttggggcgaactcttgacctggttggactattcgagccggtaagagcttggtcgaaggcagtccaacttagtctgaggtcaccaagtttgtaggttcatgttatgaaccaattttgtgaatccggttcaccgagaaggtgaccaagtttgtgacccgagcttgtgactcaagctcaagtttgtgatttcgttcgcccgggcaagtttgtgaggtgactggccagtgagggtgataaggtgtcggtgggtgtacaagtgaagttctacggactattatttgcagtcgacggagtgtcggcaggagatcacgcatggcatatgagttggctttggagccacctgtatccttattatgtgatgttacttttctgcttttgctttactcttattgtgtaactgttatgtgaaatttatgctttcgcccctgtttacttactaagcatatagcttaccccattccttttgttttccttagcaggggccgacgcggggacttttggctcgtatactagtatagttagattggcttgtaatagttgaacagttaggatgtttgtttttgttttggtggtttgactcgatacttttggagaatgtaattataactcttttgggattgtatatattgtatttagtgctctttcgaactttaggttttgagtcctggcgcgagctaggcaggcggcccgccgatacccttgggttcgcccttgggagaagtggggtcgtcacaattcgAGAGTTACCTCCCACCCGGATCGGTGTGGTAtttgctatcgttcagaggtctagggtactgagacgactcgagaggtacctcccacccgaatcggtgtggtacttacaatcgttcagtTAATAggtctgagacgattcgagaggtacctcccaccaaatcggtgtggtacttactatcgtccAGAGGCCGATGAGATATCGCTCAAATCGACTTATGCAGTCATAGCATATTTTTCAAGTCAAGTCAGGTCAGGTCAAGCAAGTCACGTCAGGTCAAACAAGTCAGGTCAGGCCAAAcatgagtcatttatttcaaaggagaacgagtgcgatacaGTACACACTCGGCTCGgcaagtttacgtatcatgtataacacttgtacaactaatatctcaatcacataaacacatacttgacactcaccaattcaaagtAATTCGAGCGAGTAAAATTCTTTAGTTGTCCTCTTCGAGATTCCCTTCAAGACTCGTTTGAGTACCTGAAGCAATTAACAAGCATTTTTCACTCATAATCACGCATTAATCAAGAAAGAAGTTATACACATCTAgactagtcaatacctcaaaccaagaaccttaaccactcaaaataaaggttcaaaagtgaggttttattaacacaaggaaaactaatttttttcatgaaatcgagtttaaagcgaccaattatcatcaagaaggaATAACGAgttctcaaattttcattttttaagaaATCGGTAAATTTCAACTTTGCgcgtcaaacttagaaaaatcagatcttgcactcagtaggtccaaaattggaaaacttggtaccattgaaaacttcttccaaagtactaaaagtttctagaatacACTTCCCATGATTCCTAACGGAAggcattcaaaaattggctcaaagtggctgttttGGACCATTAAGACAGTTTTGGGTTGATCTTCGgcaaaatttggaaattcggcaaaattcacacaatgcgaactagcctctaaaatttggaactcaatgtTTAAAACAtaacaagcggaacaagaattggagttttgagtatCGAGAGACATCAGTCCAAAGTTGATAACATTTCGCAAACTGTTTATTCATTTTCCTGATTCAAAGACTATCTTGGAAATATCATTTGACCATCGATTTGGCATTAGAAATACACTAAAATTGGTAtactaaatcttccatgtgtgaacaacatttctaccaaatttcatgcaaaagtTCTCACGGGaaggcagtcattaaaacaaccaaacttcaagaaatatttcaaagcTAATCTGCCTTCTCACTTTCCTTTTGCTTGCAAACGTCTTGTGCAATGAAATCAGTTCTAAATCAcaccatttttgaaaccaagagtcCATAAACATCCACTAAGCAATTTAAAGGTAATGAACATcacaatttttgaaatataactccccaaatcagatttgaccattcggccaagagaaaaggaaaagttttccagatttgaaaagcagAATTTGGGACATCTGTTGGGCATCGAGGAGGACTTGGAATgacaccaaatttggcagtattatactaccatatgagagctattcctctgtcaattttcatggaaaaatacgcaCGCCAAGTTGGTTAACCAGATcaccaaagtttccaaatttccaaggcaaatctgccttggacatgagttttccgttttcaaaacatttGGCCAACAAAAATATCTCAAACATGGTCCTTTTTATGTAGgtaatgtctaagaaacatccaagatgcATTTTGTAGATGACTAACatcaagaatttcgaaacaacaagttCCAATCAAGATTTAAACAtttactagccaaaaagagggtttcacatcattgagtcagtttcaaactttggccacaactcactcaattcaacttggaattgagttccgttggtggtgttgaaaactagattcataaggctaaattttctcaaaagaaaccgttttcaaaatctgtccataactagctcgTTCGTGAGCATCACGTTACAGctcatgtgctgccttccaggaagcaacgaaacaggacagctaatttcaaacgaatggtttggcttgctcaagtggaaccaggacaagaattttataccaatggaaatctgggaatgtctagtttctagtgccgTAAACGACACTCGATTCCGACATCAGAGCgatgagttatagccaaaacaagatgactgcctgggcagtgacgggaaccaattccagatttctaagcttccgaaattccaacatttaggtgaccaaatcaagttattttttaatgaaactttttacacactcaatataacatgtaaacaacataaacaagccattagaacctcagaatttcgcaccaaagtgctcgaacaaagtaggggcaaaatggtcacttttggttaTTGCACCaccttgagtttctatcaacaacccaacattaatccactagtttaggcactaaataaacattattaccagaaaaacaccacaaatcagtccatatatccaaggtgggagttcatagagtccacacaaccatttttccaacataaacaagctacccatatgcatgcatgagtttaaatgcgctctactacttccataaatcgAGTTTCCAAGGGTTGATCGTTTCTTACTTGTTTAGATGAAccaagcagaaatttcggtccaaATGTGCTCAAGAAAAACCACGGACAGTagctccttttcttagctagatATAATCTCCAAGTGTTGATCTAACTACGGTtgaaatttgaggtgaaatgaTGAAGGTTTAGTGAAGAAATTGAGGTTGTTTTACTCTTCCTCTTGGTCGGCTATTtggagcagaaaaagaagagctAATGCTGAAGGTaagcttccgtgagaagctttataagttgtggccaaaagttgcttcaaagtcaactaggaatagtgcgcgcaCGCGcgtgttttgtgctcgattcctcttaagtttgttgcactagtgcactaaacctctaatacactttcattcatattattattatttaatcttaattgtcccaaaataatggtctaaggtccctcaattaatcgcgtaCACGAAAACGAGTACTTccaatttgtgcgcgataaagtggaatttccaagaaattcttataacgatagtgtAATTAACTAACACTTGagcatttaaacataaaaatacctattttaagactaatgtacaagtcaccaatttttcaaacttattgtacccTCGATTCAATTATTAattccaatcgcgtattcactattctcacttaacgagttttcaaaaattaaatttggaaacaaatcattttaaaaatatatgcaagtcattattccatataattaggtctaaaaaggttgaaataaaatattcagagtaaacgggcaattaaatatttaaataagttagtaataggaatttaaaataagtaaatttttgcgagtcctcacatcctctccccttaagaaaatttcgtcctcgaaattatacTTTGATTGGTGAACAGGTTtggatacttttctcgaatGGTTTCTTCCACTTCTCAGGTTGCTTCCTCTAGTCCATAATCTCTCTATAAAACCTTCATTagaaggacttgtttgcatttttAACCTCTTCACTTTTCGATCAAAATCTGTACTGGTCTTTTCTTACTTGACCAATTTTCATCTCTTTTACTTCTCCCattcaaaactcacacttatgGAACTTAACTATTCTCAGTTGTCATTCATGATCTTATTACAGGTCTTGAGATATGGAGCAACAGattacatatacatataaacCGTAAAATCAATTAGAAGTAAGATAGATTTCATATGCCAAAAAGATCATAATGGTTACACTAAATTATAATaagttcatcaaatcatttcaaaagaaaaggggaatcAACAAAATGAAAACGTGTTAAGTCGTAATATACATCAGAAGGATGTCATCCCtatacaaaagattacaacCTCTAAAAGTGTCAGTCTATGCTAGGGTAAAACTACAATCCctatttgtcgagtggagttAGATTTACCCCTACTCATAGAGTTTCTACTACTTGGGTCCCTCTTACAATCATTAGTATTAATCACTCCCTCTGGCACTCGACTGATTTTGCCGTGGATTTAGCAGGTTGTTGAGAATTTCCTTTTCCCTTAAAAGCTTTAAggcaattcgaaaacttatgctcgaTACTGCCGCAACTCAgacattttccttgttttctccaGCACTCGGCCTCAGTGTGGTTAATCTGGCCACAGTATCCAAAAGTTACGTGAGGAGTCACGGCTTAACCAGTTTGAGATTTCCCTTTTTGTTGACCTCGTCTATTCCTATTTCCTTTTGACGGGGTTTTATTTGATAGAGTTTCTCCGGATTTTTCATGCATCTTCACTCCTCCAACCCCTTTTCCATATTAAGGGGTTGGGTAGACTTCTCGAATAGTTTAGGGATATCACTTGGGCTACCCCTCTTTCTAGCATGAAAAGTTTTAGATTGAGATTTAGCATTCTCTACCCTCTGTGCCTTATCCAAAACATCCGTAAAAGTGGTAATCTAGGTAGCTGTTAGGGATTCTTGAATTTCTACATTTATTCCCTGAATAAACCTCCCTATCCTTTTCCGTTCGGTGAGTACaagctcaggggcaaatttgaaaagttgGGTGAACCGCTCCTCATACTCGGCCACACTTAATAACCCTTGTTTTAACTTAATAAAGtcgtcctccctcttttcttgtataattggTGGGAGGAACTTGACATTAAACTTCCTCTCAAAATTTATCCAAGTCCAAGGGATTTGTTCACTTTCCCACTTTGCACTAACAACATTCCACCACGAGCGTGCTgccccttcaaattgaaaaacagcaAAATTCACCTGCCTTTCCTCGGTATAATctaaagcagcaaaaatatcaaccatcctttcaaaccaatttttcgCTACTTCAGGATCAGACCCTCCATGGAACTTAGGGGAAGCAAACTTCAAGAATCgctcgagagctctatcctcacccTTCTCTTGGTTCATAAGTTGATCGACTGGTTCAGGTCCCTGACGCTCAACTAAGCGCTCGAGAATATCGGTCATGCGGTTAATGGCCGTAGCCACTTGGTCACCCTCTttgtttctagggttttggtttggtccaGTCGCGGACCCCTCACCTCTCTCGGGAGTGCGGGGTTGTCGAAACCCACGCCCACGCCCCCGTTCACGTCCTCGCCGATTCATTTAGCAACCTTCTAAATGCATAATAGAAGTAGAAAGTATAAGCATGTGATCGAAAAACAGGTACACATTGTGAGAACACTTTAAATCAAAACATAACTATTTGCATAAGTTAGAAGTCATGTCACATGTCAATATGCATACAACGAGTTAATAGTATCAAATACAGGTCATAGGCAACTAAGTGCCACAAATATAGTACTTGCAGGCAAAATACAAAAGGTCTCATGGCGAGCACCACCCCTACTATACGAGGCAggatcaaaagaaaaatcataagccTAGTTAGGGACAAAACTAGAATAATCCATGATACCAAGCCACATTATTCAAATGATTATAAACTCCAAATTGCATCCAAAAGCCTGAGCTACTTCCTAAATTCTCAGCCTCCTCGCTagattcaaggtgaaagttcTTGTACAAGTTAGGGTAATAAGTCAAACCAAACGGAATACAAAGATGTCTCATTTTCAAATTCAAAGTGGAgcccaaaattgttcaaatggttcaactttTTCGAAATGTTCGACAAGAGTGGGGAAAGCAAGGTTTCTAACCCTTAAACTCACTAGATGGctattcagattttttttcttttttaatcttGACCCACCTCCAACCTAACTTGAAGAGTAAAGTCTTATAGTGTTTTGTGAGCAAAAATGGTACTACAACCTCAAGCACCAAAATCACGTTGCACTTAAtacacaatcaaatcccacGGTCCGGCATCCTAACTTTTAGGCTTAGGATactctacaaagatctaaaCCCTAAACTGTGATACCAActatgacgcccccacttctcccaagggcgaacccaagggtatctgcgggacgcctgtccaactctcgccaggattcggtACAAATTCCAATCAGTACTAAAAGTCGAAAATataaaggaaggtcaattccttAATAATCGATCAAGTCTTACATTATAAGTTACCAAAATATCTTACAATTCCAAAATATAGAGCTTCCAAAAGTTGACTAAAtgaatacattcaaaattctaaaaaaaggccatcaagtcgacctctccataattccttccatttcagctcctgttaaagAAAGCAAGTCTAACGGGGTGAAAACTAATAGtgaaaactataacattcaagaaatttcataatttataataaacacCCTTGAGTAGGATGCAGAAGCTCTCCGGAGCTAATGATTTCTTactttgcccttattttgcccAAATTCAATTTTAATACCTTCCCATGACGACACCCCATTCCCCGAGTAGGTAATTGAGTTCGTAGCCCTTCACGTATTCCATGTATgtttctgagacgactcgagaggtacctcccacccaaatcggtatggtacttacaatcgttcagttaatagttctgagacgattcgagaggtacctcccatcaaatcagtgtggtacttactatcgtccagaggtcgatgagacatcgctccaatcgacttagaatgctttagggttctgagacgattcgagaggtacctcccacccggattggtgtggtacttacaatcgttcagtTAATAGGTCTGAGACGATtcaagaggtacctcccaccaaatcggtgtggtacttactatcgtccAGAGgccgatgagacatcgctccaatcgacttatgcagccatagcatatttTTCAAGTCAAGTCAGGTCAGGTCAAGCAAGTCACGTCGGGTCAAGCAAGTCACATCGGGTCAAGCAAGTCACGTCAAGTCAAGTAAGTTAGGTCAGGTCAAAcatgagtcatttatttcaaatgagaacgagtgcgataaaatacacactcggcTCAACAAGTTTACGTATCAAGTATAACATTTGTACAACTAATATctcaatcacataagcatttaacacatacttgacactcaccaattcaaagtAATTCGAGCGAGTAAAAATCTTTAGTTGTCCCTTTCGGGATTCCCTTCAAGACTCGCTTGAGTACCTGAAGCAATTAACAAGCATTTTTCACTCATAATCACgcattaatcaagaaaggagttaTACTCATCTAgactagtcaatacctcaaaccaagaactttagccactcaaaataaatgttcaaaagtgaggttttattaacacaaggaaaactgattttcttcatgaaatcgagtttaaagcgaccaattatcatcaagaaggaataacgagttctcaaaatttcgttttctaagaaattggcaAATTTCAACTTTGCgtgtcaaacttagaaaaatcatatcttgcactcagtaggtccaaaattggaaaactttgtaccgttggaaacttcttccaaattactaaaagtttttagaatacactttcccatgattcctaacggaaggcattcaaaaattggctcaaagtgGCAGTTTTGGACCATTAAGACAGTTTTGGGTTGATcttcggcaaagtttggaaattcggcaaaattcacacaatacgaactagcctctaaaatttggaactcaattagagttacaatcaaagtttaaaacacaacaggtggaacaagaattggagttttgagtatCGAGAGACATCAGTCCAAAGTTGATCACATTTCGCAAACTGTTTAGTCATTTTCCAGATTCAAAGACTATCTTGgaaatatcatttggccatcgatttggcattagaaatacaccaaaattgatacactaaatcttccatgtgtgaacaacatttctaccaagtttcatgcaaaaattcgcacgggaaggcagtcattaaaacaaccaaacttcaagaaatatttcaaagcaaatctgccttctcacttttcttttgcttgcaaACGTCTTGTGCAATGAAATCAGTTCTAAATCACTACATTTTCGAAACCAAGAGTCCATAAACATCTACTAAGCAATTTAAAGGTAATGAACAtcataatttttgaaatataactccccaaatcagatttgaccattcggccaagagaaaaggaaaagtttccagatttgaaaagcagAATTTGGGACATCTGTTGGGCATCGAGGAGggcttggaatggcaccaaatttggcagtattataCTATCATATGAGAGCTATTTCTCtatcaattttcatgaaaaaatacgAACGGCAAGTTGGTTAACCAGATcaccaaagtttccaaattttcaaggcaaatctgccttggacatgagttttccgttttcaaaacatttggccaacaaaaatgtctcaaacatggttcTTTTTGTGTAGgtaatgtctaagaaacatccaagatgcATTTGGTAGATGACTAACATCAAGAATTttgaaacaacaagtcccaatcaagatttagacatttactagccaaaaagagggtttcacATCATTGAATCAGTTTcgaactttggccacaactcactcaattcaacttggaattgagcgcaGTTAGtggtgttgaaaactagattcataaggctacattttctcagaagaaaccgtTCTCAAAATCTATCCATAACTAGCTCGTTCGTGAGCATCAAGTTACAGCTCATGTGCTGTCTTCCAGGAAGCAATGAAACAGGACAGCtaatttcaaacgaatggttggcttgctcaagtggaaccaggactAGAATTTTATACCATCGGAAAGCGGGGAatatctagtttccagtgccgcaaACGACACTCGATTCTGACGTCGGAGCgatgagttatagccaaaacaagatgACTGTATGGGCAGTGACGGGAACcaattccagatttctaagcttccaaaattccaacatttgggtgaccaaatcaagttatttttcaatgaaactttttacacactcaatataacatataaacaacataaaaaagccattagaacctcagaatttcgcaccaaagtgctcgaacaaagcaggggcaaaatggtcacttttggttaTTGCACCaccttgagtttctatcaacaacccaacattaatccactagtttaggcactaaataaacattattaccagcgaaacaccacaaatcagtccatatatccTAGGTGGGAGTTCATGGAGCCCACATAAccatttttccaacataaacaagctacccatatgcatgcatgagtttaaatgcgctctactacttccataaatcgAGTTTCCAAGGGTTGATCGTTTCTTACTTGTTTACATGAAccaagcagaaatttcggtccaaATGTGCTCAAGAAAAACCACGGATAgcagctccttttcttagctagatgtaatctccaagtgtTGAGCTAACTACGGTtgaaatttgaggtgaaatgaTGAAGGTTTAGTGAAGAAATTGAGGCTGTTTTACTCTTCCTCTTGGTTGGCTATTtggagcagaaaaagaagagctAATGCTGAAGGTaagcttccgtgagaagctttataagttgtggccaaaagttgcttcaaaatcaactaggaatagtgcgcgcaCGCAcgtgttttgtgctcgattcctcttaaatttgttgcactagtacactaaacctctaatgcactttcattcatattattattatacaaTCTTAAtcgtcccaaaataatggtctaaggtccctcaattaatcgcgtacacgaaaacgcgtacttccgatttgttcGCGATAAAATggaatttctaagaaattcttataacgatagtgtAATTAACTAacacttgagcacttaaacataaaaatacctattttaaaactaatgtacaaatctccaattttccaaacttattgtatcctcgattCAATTATtaactccaatcgcgtattcactattctcacttaacgagctttcaaaaattaaatttgaaaacaaatcattttaaaaatatatgcaagtcataattccatgtaattaggtctaaaaagattgaaataaaatattcagagtaaacgggcaattaaatatttaaataaactagtaataggaatttaaaataagtaaatttttgcgagtcctcacatggagactggcgtgaagtggtgatctactgAATTTTGTTATTGTATTCCaagattgacggagtgtcaacagttTTGAGACAAGCGGCCAATGCGAGAAAAACTGTATCCTTCTACTTGAAAGTGCTATTTGATCTTTGCTTGCCCTATTAATGATTTGCCTGGTTACcgctattttatttgttttgagatttgctactttgTTTGCATGTCTCTTGAAACCTCCCTGGACAATGACTGTcccttttagtt
This window contains:
- the LOC113693184 gene encoding uncharacterized protein; translated protein: MTDILERLVERQGPEPVDQLMNQEKGEDRALERFLKFASPKFHGGSDPEVAKNWFERMVDIFAALDYTEERQVNFAVFQFEGAARSWWNVVSAKWESEQIPWTWINFERKFNVKFLPPIIQEKREDDFIKLKQGLLSVAEYEERFTQLFKFAPELVLTERKRIGRFIQGINVEIQESLTAT